Proteins encoded in a region of the Candidatus Moanabacter tarae genome:
- the mutL gene encoding DNA mismatch repair protein MutL codes for MNVEDCKVDSLNSEILEAMPEIRILSDRVANQIAAGEVVERPVAVVKELVENSLDAGATRVEIEFRAGGKSYIRVEDNGGGMSPDESLLALERHATSKIREASDLLAIGTFGFRGEALPSIAGVSRFSIRTRKAGWDHGTEILINGGRFIHRKDCGMPVGTRIEVANLFNSVPARRKFLKTDNTEAGHIVHIARLYAVAHPEIAFTLLENDKKIFQSPVTEDFEVRVAEVFGRQLADNLIDLRVETDGFCLRGLIGKPGVGRSTRQELITFVNQRLVNSRTLNLALIEAYHTFIPKGRYPITFLFLDMDPSTVDVNVHPAKKEVRFREEGRIRQFVIGEVLSRLREIAGRGSETAISSEERILPRDSLRPINPDSQAVSSLDDTTLPVIGTDEPPRLDKEIQASSLETAVSSKTDGVPSSSPWRYLGLAHGVCAIYETDAGIVILNYRAAIERIRFEEIFEGLRDKEIMKQQLLFPAHLELDSVLAATLEENLSFFADAGFNIEPFGRNFYRVEALPDWLKPSEAEDLLRDLLGLIQERGLNPVNREFLHEELARRASFLPVKVDPKPSREEIEALPVRLLVCQNPLTDTSGNPTFLELSRADLERRLKGAF; via the coding sequence ATGAACGTTGAAGATTGCAAAGTTGATTCCCTCAATTCAGAAATTCTAGAAGCGATGCCTGAGATTCGAATATTATCGGATCGAGTAGCGAATCAGATTGCGGCTGGGGAAGTGGTCGAGCGGCCTGTAGCTGTAGTCAAAGAGCTGGTGGAAAACAGTCTTGATGCCGGTGCCACACGGGTTGAGATTGAGTTTCGTGCCGGCGGGAAGAGCTATATTCGAGTAGAAGACAACGGGGGTGGCATGAGTCCGGACGAAAGTTTGCTTGCATTGGAAAGACATGCCACCAGCAAAATCCGAGAAGCTAGCGATCTGTTAGCAATCGGCACTTTCGGATTTCGCGGAGAGGCCCTTCCCTCAATCGCAGGCGTCTCACGGTTTTCGATAAGAACACGAAAAGCGGGATGGGATCACGGAACAGAGATTCTTATCAACGGCGGTAGATTTATCCACCGTAAGGATTGTGGTATGCCGGTTGGAACTCGAATTGAGGTTGCGAATCTTTTCAATTCGGTTCCGGCTCGAAGGAAATTCCTCAAGACGGATAATACAGAAGCTGGGCATATCGTTCATATTGCCCGACTCTATGCTGTAGCACATCCGGAGATAGCCTTCACTCTTCTGGAAAATGACAAGAAGATTTTTCAATCTCCTGTCACCGAGGATTTCGAAGTTCGTGTGGCAGAGGTTTTTGGACGACAGTTGGCAGACAACCTGATTGATCTTCGCGTTGAAACGGATGGATTTTGCCTGCGAGGATTAATTGGAAAACCCGGGGTGGGGCGATCCACTCGCCAGGAACTTATTACCTTTGTAAATCAACGCTTGGTCAACAGTCGAACGCTTAATCTCGCACTGATTGAAGCTTACCACACCTTTATTCCCAAGGGGCGTTATCCCATAACTTTTCTTTTTCTCGACATGGATCCCAGTACTGTCGATGTGAATGTGCATCCGGCCAAGAAAGAGGTTCGATTTCGCGAGGAGGGACGGATCCGCCAGTTCGTCATAGGCGAGGTATTATCACGGCTTCGGGAAATTGCCGGTAGAGGTTCGGAAACGGCCATTAGTTCAGAAGAACGTATCCTTCCCAGAGATTCCCTTCGACCCATAAACCCTGATTCTCAGGCGGTTTCATCACTAGACGACACTACGCTCCCTGTAATTGGCACTGACGAACCTCCCCGATTAGATAAAGAAATTCAAGCATCTTCATTGGAAACAGCAGTGTCCAGCAAGACTGACGGTGTCCCTTCCTCGTCTCCTTGGAGATACTTAGGATTGGCTCATGGTGTTTGCGCTATTTACGAGACGGATGCGGGCATCGTAATCCTCAATTACAGGGCAGCAATTGAGCGAATTCGTTTCGAGGAGATTTTCGAGGGACTTAGAGATAAGGAGATCATGAAACAGCAACTACTTTTTCCTGCACATTTGGAGCTGGATTCAGTTCTCGCTGCAACTCTGGAAGAGAATCTTTCATTTTTTGCCGATGCTGGATTCAATATCGAACCTTTTGGTAGAAACTTTTATCGAGTCGAGGCCCTGCCTGATTGGCTTAAACCGTCGGAGGCAGAGGATCTCCTGCGGGACCTGTTGGGCTTGATTCAAGAAAGAGGCCTCAATCCAGTCAATCGTGAGTTTCTACATGAAGAGTTAGCCCGGCGGGCCTCATTTTTGCCCGTTAAGGTTGATCCGAAACCTTCTCGAGAGGAGATAGAGGCCCTTCCCGTTCGGCTTCTTGTCTGTCAAAATCCCTTGACCGATACCAGTGGCAACCCCACTTTCTTGGAACTCTCTCGAGCTGATCTAGAGAGAAGGTTAAAGGGTGCTTTCTGA
- the ylmA gene encoding putative ABC transporter ATP-binding protein YlmA produces the protein MNLNNLIELDQVNVALDGQSVLRNISWRLQKGESWFVSGPNGSGKSTFLRLLKGFVGPDPNGGGRRTYNVGGEVTESSVGLDGKIALVSPELQMRYQRSDWNLSAEAVILTGFEDTDLLYQRPSRSQKQRTHALLSTYGLMSLRKSLISELSQGELRRILILRALVQSPIVLLLDEMSGGLDCYVRNQIVDLIAEVIRNGSQVVMTTHREDERVAGITRIAELKEGMLLRKDDPKEDLPKAGFLKQPPLPIISGIKKGLGSLSQPISIRIEKADVFRKGRKILKKINWVVKPHENWSINGPNGSGKSTLLRLIYGDFTPAFGGVIERIEGQCILSAQEAKNRIGLVSPDLQAAHKLSSRVIEVVASGFFSSIGLIESPTDDQWSHARGLLEAMGLTNLAEQSIAALSYGEVRLIMIARALVNSPSMLLLDEPLEGLDANNRETIRACLDLFVCQGVQVIMVSHHPGDLLDSISNFLEIKEGKIINY, from the coding sequence ATGAACCTTAATAACCTAATCGAGCTCGATCAGGTCAATGTAGCTCTGGATGGGCAATCAGTACTTCGAAATATTTCCTGGAGACTGCAAAAGGGCGAGAGTTGGTTTGTCTCTGGTCCGAATGGGAGTGGCAAATCCACCTTTTTGCGACTTCTCAAGGGGTTTGTTGGGCCGGATCCAAACGGCGGAGGACGACGCACATATAATGTTGGCGGCGAAGTGACTGAGAGTTCTGTGGGCTTGGATGGAAAGATAGCACTAGTATCCCCCGAGTTACAGATGCGCTACCAGCGAAGCGATTGGAATCTTTCTGCCGAGGCAGTTATCCTGACCGGATTCGAGGATACCGACCTCCTTTATCAACGCCCGAGTAGATCTCAAAAGCAGCGGACCCATGCTCTCCTTTCTACTTACGGCCTGATGTCTCTAAGGAAGTCCCTAATTTCGGAGCTTTCGCAGGGAGAGTTGAGGAGAATTCTCATTTTACGGGCGTTGGTACAATCGCCAATTGTTCTTCTACTTGATGAAATGAGTGGGGGATTGGATTGCTACGTTCGTAACCAAATAGTCGATTTGATCGCCGAGGTGATTCGAAACGGTTCTCAAGTAGTGATGACGACCCACAGGGAAGATGAAAGGGTTGCTGGAATTACCCGGATAGCAGAATTGAAGGAGGGGATGCTGCTGAGAAAAGATGACCCTAAAGAAGATCTTCCCAAAGCTGGATTTCTAAAGCAGCCTCCATTGCCAATAATTTCTGGGATCAAGAAAGGCCTTGGAAGTCTGTCTCAACCAATTTCTATAAGAATCGAAAAAGCCGACGTTTTTCGCAAAGGACGGAAGATCCTTAAGAAAATTAATTGGGTGGTCAAACCCCATGAAAATTGGTCAATCAACGGTCCCAATGGCTCTGGCAAGAGCACTTTACTTCGGCTCATTTACGGTGACTTTACTCCTGCCTTTGGCGGAGTGATCGAACGAATAGAAGGACAATGCATCCTCAGTGCTCAAGAAGCAAAAAATCGAATAGGGTTGGTCTCTCCGGACCTTCAGGCTGCCCACAAATTGTCCTCGCGCGTCATTGAAGTTGTGGCTAGTGGTTTTTTTTCCAGCATAGGCCTGATTGAAAGTCCAACGGATGATCAATGGAGCCATGCTCGCGGTCTTCTAGAAGCAATGGGCCTCACCAACCTCGCTGAGCAATCGATCGCTGCGCTCTCCTACGGAGAGGTACGCCTTATCATGATTGCTCGAGCACTAGTCAATTCCCCTTCAATGCTCCTGCTTGACGAACCCCTCGAAGGTCTCGATGCAAATAACCGCGAGACCATACGTGCTTGCCTTGACCTTTTCGTTTGCCAAGGGGTCCAGGTGATTATGGTTTCCCATCATCCAGGTGACCTCTTGGATTCTATCTCTAACTTCTTGGAAATCAAAGAAGGAAAGATCATTAACTATTAG
- the rng gene encoding Ribonuclease G, translated as MNSSDALRGTEISSEIEEDLQHAPKENPVIDVSPGRLAQEAEERSKERPIVQRLVKALKRDDSPFREIIINSEPLQHRVALLVDGILQKFELEQLGEDRVVGSIYKGRIQNLEPGLKAAFVDIGMLKNAFLHYWDILPAANDSSIEIVRDTRSAAQRNSKDKITLKDIPKHYPVGKEIVIQVTKAQIGSKGPRTTTNIAIPGRYLVLMPFSGQCGISRKIETGKERQRLKQILRTLTIPEGMGVIIRTAGDRKKLRYFVRDLHILLHQWEEIQAQMETSSQPICLYEEPDIIERTVRDFLTEEVDRVLIDSDEDLERIHALVDRISPRSKKKIVRFTESIPVFERFNIEKQIEQTFQRTVPLPSGGEIVIEETEALVAIDVNTGSHKQKPGDGKDYILQVNLEAAQEITRQIRLRNIGGLIIIDFIDMKQRRDRNAVHRKMRDEMEKDKAKSNILPISQLGIMQMTRQRHQESVSSGIYSGCPYCNARGIVKSARTMSVEIQRRIISVLRRLRSQIEDPDKPMVLRILCHPNALERLRSEDENLLIEIEDLYNVRLAFRGDPVYHSENFKILDAETGQELL; from the coding sequence ATGAACTCATCAGATGCCCTTCGCGGTACAGAGATTTCTTCAGAAATTGAAGAAGACCTTCAACACGCACCCAAAGAAAATCCGGTTATAGATGTAAGTCCCGGAAGGCTTGCCCAAGAAGCTGAAGAGCGCTCCAAGGAGCGCCCCATCGTCCAGCGATTGGTCAAAGCATTAAAGCGGGATGATTCTCCCTTCCGCGAGATTATCATTAATTCGGAGCCCCTTCAGCATCGCGTCGCTCTCCTAGTTGACGGTATACTCCAAAAATTCGAACTCGAACAACTGGGCGAGGATCGAGTTGTCGGGAGTATTTACAAGGGTCGCATTCAGAATCTCGAGCCGGGGTTAAAGGCCGCGTTCGTCGATATTGGTATGCTTAAGAACGCCTTTCTCCACTACTGGGACATTCTCCCCGCCGCCAACGATTCCTCCATTGAAATCGTCCGGGACACCCGGAGCGCGGCACAGAGGAACAGCAAAGATAAAATCACTCTAAAAGACATACCCAAGCATTACCCCGTAGGCAAAGAAATCGTCATTCAGGTGACGAAGGCTCAGATTGGGAGCAAAGGACCTCGCACCACCACTAATATCGCTATTCCCGGACGTTACCTCGTTCTGATGCCCTTCTCCGGGCAATGCGGAATATCCCGCAAGATAGAGACGGGAAAGGAACGGCAGCGCCTCAAGCAGATCCTTCGCACTCTCACCATCCCCGAGGGAATGGGAGTCATTATACGCACCGCTGGTGATCGAAAGAAGCTTCGATATTTTGTCCGCGACCTTCACATTCTCCTCCACCAGTGGGAAGAGATCCAGGCCCAAATGGAAACTTCCTCCCAACCAATATGCCTTTACGAAGAACCAGATATAATCGAGCGAACAGTCCGAGACTTCCTTACCGAAGAAGTCGATCGCGTGCTTATCGACAGTGATGAGGATCTTGAACGTATTCACGCCCTCGTTGATCGTATCTCGCCTCGCTCAAAGAAAAAGATTGTACGCTTCACAGAGAGCATTCCGGTCTTTGAAAGGTTCAATATCGAGAAACAGATCGAGCAGACCTTTCAGCGTACTGTTCCTCTTCCCTCAGGAGGCGAGATTGTCATTGAGGAAACTGAAGCTCTCGTCGCAATCGACGTCAATACTGGCTCTCACAAACAAAAACCCGGAGACGGCAAGGATTACATCCTTCAAGTCAACCTCGAAGCGGCCCAGGAAATCACGCGCCAGATCCGCCTTCGCAACATCGGGGGGCTCATTATTATCGACTTCATAGACATGAAGCAACGTCGAGACCGGAATGCAGTCCACAGAAAAATGCGCGATGAAATGGAAAAGGATAAAGCCAAGAGCAACATCCTCCCGATTTCTCAACTCGGTATCATGCAAATGACTCGCCAGAGACACCAGGAAAGCGTCTCTTCGGGAATCTACTCTGGTTGCCCCTATTGCAATGCCCGCGGCATTGTCAAATCGGCTCGTACCATGAGCGTCGAAATTCAACGCCGTATCATAAGTGTCCTCCGTCGCCTCCGCTCCCAGATCGAAGATCCCGATAAGCCCATGGTCCTTCGTATTCTCTGCCATCCCAACGCGCTGGAACGGCTCCGATCCGAAGACGAAAATCTCCTTATTGAGATCGAAGACCTTTACAACGTTCGCTTGGCCTTCCGCGGCGATCCCGTCTATCACTCCGAAAACTTCAAAATCCTCGACGCTGAGACCGGTCAAGAATTGCTTTAG
- the gutB_2 gene encoding Sorbitol dehydrogenase, whose product MKQLEKLEGFGNVRMIEVADPKPGPTQVLVEVKRSLISRGSELFRRYILDEAVSPDIMGYSDAGEVIEIGDQVQSYSVGQRVEVTAPHAQFVVAEEKSWRLFPLPDQLSYEAATFLPLATSAVMWMRSTPIEPGETVVVLGQGLVGALCAQALRARTPGRIIAVDSHPLRCSVSKKLGVDVVIDLSEKDPITAVLELTEGKGADVVIECVGGDAGIKSFEQAQEMLASNGVIHLISKYQGAPLPLHGDNFMNKLLIAGIRIDQPREECLPQAAQMLIDGRLRTSELITHRLPWRQTPEAYHLLYQKPQEALGVILEWD is encoded by the coding sequence ATGAAGCAACTCGAGAAACTCGAAGGATTCGGCAATGTTCGTATGATTGAAGTCGCGGATCCCAAACCGGGTCCAACCCAAGTACTTGTTGAAGTCAAACGGAGTTTGATCAGCCGGGGGTCTGAACTCTTCCGCCGCTATATCCTCGATGAAGCAGTAAGTCCCGATATTATGGGCTACTCGGATGCCGGCGAAGTGATAGAAATAGGTGATCAAGTTCAATCTTATTCCGTAGGTCAGCGCGTTGAGGTAACAGCCCCACACGCTCAATTTGTCGTCGCCGAGGAAAAGAGTTGGCGACTCTTCCCTCTTCCCGATCAGCTGAGCTACGAAGCAGCAACTTTTCTTCCCCTCGCTACCAGCGCTGTGATGTGGATGCGCTCTACCCCGATAGAACCTGGTGAAACAGTCGTTGTACTCGGACAGGGACTGGTTGGCGCCCTGTGCGCCCAAGCTTTAAGGGCACGCACCCCAGGTCGAATAATTGCGGTTGACTCCCACCCTCTGCGCTGCTCGGTCTCGAAGAAGCTTGGAGTTGATGTAGTCATCGACCTCTCGGAAAAAGATCCGATAACTGCGGTGCTTGAGCTTACCGAGGGGAAAGGGGCAGATGTCGTGATTGAGTGTGTAGGTGGAGACGCCGGGATTAAGTCCTTTGAACAAGCACAAGAAATGCTGGCCTCCAATGGAGTGATCCACCTTATCTCGAAATACCAAGGAGCCCCGCTTCCTCTCCATGGAGATAATTTTATGAACAAACTCCTCATTGCCGGAATCCGTATCGACCAGCCAAGAGAGGAATGCCTACCTCAAGCAGCCCAAATGCTTATCGACGGACGGTTGCGAACTTCAGAATTGATCACCCATCGTCTCCCATGGAGGCAAACGCCCGAAGCCTACCACCTCCTCTATCAAAAACCGCAAGAAGCATTAGGAGTGATCTTGGAGTGGGACTGA
- the pdxH gene encoding Pyridoxine/pyridoxamine 5'-phosphate oxidase, giving the protein MSLHDNTASALRRVDLNANPFLQFEQWYKEAGESEILDPTAMTLATVSSRGRPSSRTVLLKDFNQNGFVFFTNYESRKATEIAGNPFVSLLFLWLPLRKQVSIEGRAEKISPSESTRYFNSRPLGNRIGAWTSRQSNPLESRSVLEKRFEKLKEKYSTGKIPIPSFWGGYRVSPYSFEFWQGREDRLHDRFRYRWCDVGSWDIVRLSP; this is encoded by the coding sequence ATGAGCCTCCATGACAATACAGCCTCCGCGTTAAGAAGGGTTGATCTTAACGCGAATCCCTTCCTCCAGTTTGAGCAATGGTATAAGGAGGCAGGGGAATCGGAAATCCTCGATCCCACGGCAATGACTCTCGCTACTGTTTCCAGCAGGGGAAGACCGTCTTCTCGCACCGTTTTGCTCAAGGATTTCAACCAAAACGGCTTTGTTTTCTTCACAAACTACGAGAGCCGTAAAGCAACGGAGATTGCAGGTAACCCATTCGTCTCACTTCTCTTTCTTTGGCTGCCCCTCCGGAAGCAGGTTTCTATCGAGGGCCGCGCAGAGAAGATATCCCCATCGGAATCGACTCGATACTTTAATTCCCGCCCACTCGGCAACCGGATCGGAGCATGGACCTCACGCCAAAGCAACCCGCTTGAATCACGTTCCGTTCTTGAAAAACGTTTTGAGAAGCTAAAGGAAAAATATTCTACTGGGAAGATTCCGATCCCATCTTTCTGGGGAGGCTACCGTGTCTCCCCCTACTCATTCGAATTCTGGCAAGGGCGGGAGGATCGCCTTCACGATCGCTTCAGATACAGATGGTGCGATGTTGGTTCCTGGGATATAGTGCGGTTATCACCCTAG
- the menC gene encoding o-succinylbenzoate synthase, with product MRIDKMDVYCVAMPLLYPWRTAYGVDHEIHTILVRATSGDHEGWSESTPFFAPTYLTESAGSCFHHITEIFAPHVIGRQFENPAELNERLDTFKGNSFAKAAIEICWWTLQSAITETPLHQLLGGETREVQAGADFGIQDSFDMLLGNIQQAVDSGFPRVKLKVAKGWDLEMLRTVRKAFPKTTFHIDCNSGYTLDDLPFFKAIDNLGLAFIEQPLHYSDILDHATLARKIGTPICLDETIVSIRAAEQAIRAGACKFINIKPGRIGGLYNSIAVHDLAKEEGIPVWVGGMLESAVGGSICIELATLDNFTYPGDLLPSCRFYENDLATPPTELTQELTFKPYGVERPVPDPTRLRKHTLRYKTILSK from the coding sequence ATGCGAATTGACAAAATGGATGTCTATTGTGTGGCCATGCCTCTACTCTATCCTTGGCGAACGGCATACGGTGTTGATCATGAGATTCACACGATCTTGGTAAGGGCAACCAGTGGGGACCACGAAGGGTGGTCAGAAAGCACACCCTTCTTTGCCCCAACCTACCTAACGGAGAGTGCGGGTTCATGTTTCCACCATATCACTGAAATATTCGCACCACACGTCATTGGGCGCCAATTCGAGAATCCAGCCGAACTAAACGAACGTCTAGACACCTTCAAAGGCAACAGTTTTGCCAAAGCAGCAATCGAGATTTGCTGGTGGACACTTCAAAGTGCAATAACAGAAACACCGCTACATCAGTTGTTGGGAGGAGAGACGCGGGAAGTACAAGCAGGGGCTGATTTTGGGATTCAAGACTCATTTGATATGCTTCTGGGTAACATCCAGCAAGCTGTCGACTCAGGCTTTCCTCGTGTCAAACTCAAGGTTGCTAAGGGATGGGACCTTGAGATGCTTCGCACCGTCCGGAAAGCCTTTCCAAAAACTACTTTTCATATCGACTGCAACTCAGGATATACACTCGATGATCTACCGTTCTTTAAGGCCATCGATAATCTTGGTCTCGCCTTCATCGAACAACCCTTACACTACTCCGATATTTTGGATCACGCCACGCTCGCCAGAAAAATTGGAACTCCGATCTGTCTCGACGAGACCATCGTCAGCATCAGGGCCGCAGAGCAAGCCATACGGGCGGGGGCCTGCAAGTTTATTAACATTAAACCCGGCAGGATTGGGGGCTTGTACAATTCTATTGCAGTACACGATCTCGCCAAGGAAGAAGGTATCCCTGTATGGGTTGGCGGCATGTTGGAGAGTGCCGTAGGCGGCTCAATCTGCATCGAATTGGCCACGCTAGATAACTTTACCTACCCCGGAGACTTGCTCCCGAGCTGCCGATTCTATGAAAATGATCTAGCCACACCCCCCACCGAGCTAACTCAGGAGCTAACATTTAAGCCATATGGAGTTGAGCGGCCTGTGCCTGACCCCACGCGACTCCGGAAACACACCCTCAGATACAAAACAATTTTATCCAAGTAG
- the garK gene encoding Glycerate 2-kinase: MAAATACQIAVDVIKLEKPDWEVTSTPLTDGGEGFCTILTESMDGELVEKVVRGPRFEEITAQFGLVDLETLGKEFCDWLRFPTSGKIAIIEMAEASGLERVPMEARDPGVTSSFGTGELIDEAHQCGAEAILLGIGGSATNDLGLGALEALGLKFLDSEKHSIEKLSPSKWDKVATFSAGVPSDLPPIRIACDVENPLFGKNGAAAIFGPQKGLEAEDWIKIEEGGKRMARMHCHYHSVSKSLCEEKGSGAAGGISFGLRAACGATLVPGIELVSRWLKLKEKMEWADLVITGEGRFDRSSLQGKGPGTMVREALEQGKSAWVFAGVLAGDLLGQLPKGLKASDLVQIAPAGYLLEQSIAEGKGLLKEAVREKIRTIG; this comes from the coding sequence ATGGCTGCGGCAACAGCCTGTCAAATAGCAGTTGATGTGATTAAGTTGGAAAAGCCGGACTGGGAAGTGACGAGCACACCACTAACCGACGGGGGTGAGGGGTTTTGCACAATTCTTACGGAATCGATGGATGGCGAGCTGGTAGAAAAGGTTGTTCGGGGGCCGCGCTTTGAGGAAATCACCGCACAGTTTGGTCTAGTGGATCTAGAAACGCTGGGAAAAGAGTTTTGTGATTGGCTAAGATTCCCAACTTCGGGGAAAATCGCCATCATTGAGATGGCAGAGGCAAGCGGGCTGGAGCGAGTCCCAATGGAGGCGCGGGATCCAGGGGTGACCTCTAGCTTCGGCACAGGGGAGCTAATCGATGAAGCGCATCAATGCGGGGCAGAGGCAATCCTTCTCGGAATCGGAGGCAGCGCAACTAACGACCTAGGCCTAGGTGCACTGGAAGCTCTTGGACTAAAGTTTCTCGATTCTGAAAAGCATTCAATCGAGAAACTATCACCATCGAAATGGGACAAAGTCGCAACTTTCAGCGCAGGGGTACCCTCGGATCTACCGCCAATCCGAATTGCTTGCGACGTTGAGAATCCACTTTTTGGGAAAAACGGTGCGGCGGCAATCTTCGGGCCACAAAAGGGTTTGGAAGCTGAGGATTGGATAAAGATCGAAGAGGGTGGAAAACGGATGGCACGTATGCATTGCCATTATCACAGCGTAAGTAAATCTCTCTGTGAAGAGAAAGGTAGCGGGGCAGCAGGCGGAATTTCTTTTGGGCTCCGTGCAGCATGCGGTGCCACCCTGGTGCCGGGAATTGAGCTAGTGTCTCGATGGCTCAAGTTGAAAGAGAAGATGGAATGGGCAGATCTGGTTATAACAGGAGAGGGGAGATTCGATCGTAGCTCACTTCAAGGCAAGGGGCCAGGAACGATGGTCCGGGAGGCACTAGAACAAGGGAAAAGCGCCTGGGTTTTTGCAGGAGTACTCGCCGGGGATCTGCTGGGGCAGTTGCCGAAAGGACTTAAAGCAAGTGACCTAGTACAGATTGCTCCGGCTGGATACTTGCTCGAGCAGTCAATTGCTGAAGGGAAGGGATTGCTAAAGGAAGCAGTTCGGGAGAAAATAAGAACAATTGGGTGA
- the yhdN_5 gene encoding Aldo-keto reductase YhdN, translated as MLALGCWAFAGNDWGSQDDRDSLGAMKEAWDHGVRHWDTAIAYGSGHSERLCGLFLKDKYDEAFVASKASVGKKPGSIVRALYKSLSNLKTERIDLYYLHYPKRGVDMRPHMELLGREKERGLIGAIGVSNFSLEEMESLREVGEIDVCQIGYNPIWRKPDADILPYCRKHGIPVVTHSSIGQGILTGKFSLDPRFREDDVRSRNVLFDQQLWSKIHPLIEEMKAIVLPLELPLHHLTIQWNLRQPGITTAVIGSRSTEQSAVNFSALNSRFSEKAFSDVTAISNRLQELLPDETNLFRWYP; from the coding sequence ATGCTAGCACTGGGCTGTTGGGCATTCGCAGGAAATGATTGGGGTAGCCAAGATGACAGGGATTCGCTAGGAGCTATGAAAGAAGCTTGGGATCATGGAGTGCGACATTGGGACACGGCCATCGCCTACGGAAGCGGCCACTCGGAAAGACTTTGTGGATTGTTCCTAAAAGATAAATACGACGAAGCATTCGTCGCTTCTAAAGCAAGTGTAGGAAAGAAACCTGGGTCGATTGTCCGCGCACTTTATAAGTCTCTTTCGAATTTGAAAACGGAGAGGATTGATCTCTATTATCTCCACTACCCAAAGAGAGGCGTTGATATGCGTCCCCACATGGAGTTACTAGGACGTGAGAAAGAAAGGGGCCTGATCGGAGCCATTGGTGTAAGCAATTTCTCTCTGGAAGAAATGGAATCGCTGCGCGAAGTAGGAGAAATTGACGTCTGTCAGATCGGATACAACCCCATCTGGAGAAAACCGGATGCGGATATCCTACCTTACTGTAGGAAACATGGGATACCTGTTGTAACCCACAGCTCGATCGGGCAGGGAATTCTGACCGGAAAGTTTTCGCTGGACCCTAGGTTTCGAGAAGATGATGTCCGCTCACGCAATGTTTTATTTGATCAACAACTCTGGTCCAAGATCCACCCATTGATAGAGGAGATGAAGGCAATAGTTCTTCCCCTGGAACTCCCCCTCCACCACCTGACAATACAGTGGAATCTCCGTCAGCCGGGAATTACAACAGCAGTGATCGGATCTCGCAGCACTGAGCAGTCAGCAGTAAACTTTTCCGCCCTGAACTCTCGGTTTTCGGAAAAAGCCTTCAGTGATGTTACAGCAATAAGCAATCGACTTCAGGAGTTACTACCAGATGAGACCAATTTATTCCGTTGGTACCCCTAG